A DNA window from Caulobacter mirabilis contains the following coding sequences:
- a CDS encoding acyl-CoA synthetase has protein sequence MSAIESTPAVHAGDRRVGHAEIRERALKAAAGLRALGVREGDTVALVLRNDVAFFEAALGASLAGAYPVPLNWHSTAEEAGYILRDSGARAVIAHADLLPGMEAGIPAGVPVLVVDTPDEIAAAYAAAVAPHAVPARAWDGFVDEHGPLADPSPVNRSAVIYTSGTTGKPKGVRRQPPAPGATPPTLSGLTPFGLDRPGPIIVLMNGPMYHAAPNIYGLSALHVGADIVLQPRFDAEEMLQLIERHGITHMHIVPTMFVRLLKLPEAVKAKYDLSSLQFVVHGAAPCPPAVKRAMIDWWGPVIFEYYGSSETGLAAFHGAEEAVAKPGTVGRPLPGVDIVIVGDDGAELPAGEVGEVYIRPANLPDFTYIGADEKRREVGRGAHVTVGDVGYLDADGYLFLCDRKRDMVISGGVNIYPAEIEAVLLDVSGVKDCAVFGIPDEEFGEALCAYVEPVDGATLDPVDIRAALAGRLSRYKVPRLVEIVPALPREDSGKIFKRRLREPYWEGRGRAI, from the coding sequence CCGCCATCGAGTCCACGCCCGCCGTTCATGCCGGCGACCGCCGGGTCGGCCACGCCGAGATCCGCGAACGGGCGCTCAAGGCGGCGGCAGGCCTGCGGGCCCTGGGCGTGCGCGAGGGCGATACGGTGGCCCTGGTCCTGCGCAACGACGTCGCCTTCTTCGAGGCCGCGCTGGGCGCCAGCCTGGCCGGCGCCTATCCGGTGCCGCTGAACTGGCATTCGACCGCCGAAGAGGCCGGCTACATCCTGCGCGACAGCGGCGCCCGGGCGGTGATCGCCCACGCCGACCTGCTGCCGGGGATGGAAGCCGGAATCCCCGCGGGCGTTCCGGTGCTGGTCGTCGACACGCCGGACGAGATCGCCGCCGCCTACGCCGCCGCCGTCGCGCCCCACGCTGTCCCGGCCCGCGCCTGGGACGGCTTCGTCGATGAGCATGGCCCGCTCGCCGATCCGTCGCCGGTGAACCGTTCGGCGGTGATCTACACCTCCGGCACCACCGGCAAGCCGAAGGGCGTTCGCCGCCAACCGCCGGCGCCGGGCGCGACGCCGCCGACGCTCAGCGGCCTGACGCCGTTCGGGCTGGACCGGCCCGGTCCGATCATCGTGCTGATGAACGGCCCGATGTACCACGCCGCGCCCAACATCTACGGCCTGAGCGCCCTGCACGTCGGGGCTGACATCGTGCTGCAGCCGCGCTTCGACGCCGAGGAGATGCTGCAGCTGATCGAGCGCCACGGCATCACCCACATGCACATCGTGCCGACCATGTTCGTGCGGCTGCTCAAGCTGCCGGAGGCCGTGAAGGCGAAGTACGACCTCTCCTCCCTCCAGTTCGTCGTCCATGGCGCTGCGCCCTGCCCGCCGGCCGTGAAGCGGGCGATGATCGACTGGTGGGGCCCGGTGATCTTCGAATACTACGGCTCGTCGGAGACCGGCCTGGCTGCTTTCCACGGCGCGGAAGAAGCTGTGGCGAAGCCCGGCACGGTCGGCCGCCCCCTGCCCGGCGTCGACATCGTCATCGTCGGCGACGACGGCGCGGAGCTGCCTGCGGGCGAGGTCGGCGAGGTCTATATCCGCCCGGCCAACCTGCCCGACTTCACCTACATCGGGGCCGACGAGAAGCGTCGCGAAGTCGGGCGCGGCGCCCATGTCACCGTCGGCGACGTCGGCTACCTGGACGCGGACGGCTATCTGTTCCTGTGCGACCGTAAGCGCGACATGGTCATCTCCGGCGGGGTGAACATCTATCCGGCCGAGATCGAGGCCGTGCTGCTGGACGTGTCCGGCGTGAAGGACTGCGCCGTGTTCGGCATCCCGGACGAGGAGTTCGGCGAAGCCCTGTGCGCCTATGTCGAGCCGGTCGACGGCGCGACTCTGGACCCGGTCGACATCCGCGCCGCCCTGGCCGGGCGGCTGAGCCGCTACAAGGTCCCCCGGCTGGTCGAGATCGTCCCGGCCCTGCCCCGCGAGGACTCCGGCAAGATCTTCAAGCGCCGCCTGCGCGAGCCCTATTGGGAAGGCCGCGGCCGGGCGATCTAG